ATATGGTTGATATAATCGATTTACATATATTATATTCATTTATGCAACTTTTTATATTACACAAGTTGTTGGATGCATGGAGAGTGATAAATATATGTACTCTCTCTAAATTTGTCTAACTGGGTGGGTCCTTGTGTTTGTTCAATGacaaaactctttaatttagcTTGGAAAAGTCTGTCATGCATGTGAAATCAGACACAACTATGAATTTccacaaaccgaaccaaaccaacaaACTCCATTCGGTTTAATTATgttggaaaattaattttttgattcgGTTTAAAATCCAGTTTAGTTTCAgtacaaatcaaacaaaataataGAACAGAACCGAACCAGACCAAACCAAAAGAATCAGACCGGAATAAACTCAGTTTGATTCAGTTTaaattttggttcagtttgattcGATTCGAACAGAATGCACATTAGACATAAAGCAGATAGCTATTATTGGACTTTAAGACAAATGTAGTTGACCTTAATAgtatcaaaatattataaaaatgccTAAAGAGTCATCTACAGTTTTGaggagaaattttaaaatggaattTGATAacattatatgtttatttaatttttatgttgctGTCTACCAATATTTTtgctaatgtttaaaatattttataatctgAAATGAAATCAGCATGAAAGTTCTACTCTTGGCCATATTGCTAAAATTCTAGCCCAATAAATTTGacctaaaattattaaaaagtagaAATAATTCAGCTTCAAAGACAATAAAAAATACCAtctatttattttctttcagcAAAATGAACTTATCTATCTATACTTTTCGTATTTTCACCAAATATACCATGATTTTTAAGTTTTGTCAAGTTTAATCCATCATCTtttcgatttatgccaaatacaTGTACAAAATTTTCCTACGAGGCCTACAAAAATTCGCGGTACATCAGCTTCAAATGAGTCGtggatatatttgacaaaaaatttaaaaataataaatcagacTAACAAAATTTAATGATCGTAATATATTTAGTAAAAACGTTAAAATTGTGGGTACGTAAATTCATTTTGTCTTttctttcaaataaattaagaaacaacaaaaatatcaaTAACATAATCCACATCTTACGGTTGAAGTGCTGCTGATGCATGGCTTTCTGGGACCCACAAACTCCACGTAAGCTAACATCCACGTGTCCTCCATGAAACTTAACCATCTTCATCCAAAAAGTTTCTTCCTTGACGgtaaacaaaaaacaataacGGAACCCTAATTATGATTCAATCCAAAATGGACCCATCCAATCAAACCGACAAACCAGACCAAAACGACGGCGACTGTTTCACGATTGCTCTATCACTGACCCATCAAGCGAATCCACGTCAGCCTCCATAATGTGCGAATCAAGACCTGAAGAAAATTCCACTCCGGCCGCCGCCGTCGTCACTCTTCGGAACCGCCGTGGAATCTCCAAAGAAACAGATTCGGAATCATCGGCCATTATCCAAATGAACGACTCCAAATACGTGGGCTTGGTCTAGAGGAGGACTGTACTgagaaaaattcaaatcaatctaaataaaccaaatcaaattaaattaaatattatggtttagaaattttttgatttgattttggtttgaaaaaaaaaaaactataccAAACCAATAAAAACTTAATACATAATTTCATCTTtgaacttatatttttttattcatctaACTTCTAAATTTAACATCTTATCTATCTGAATTTGTTAAACAATATGATGTAATCCCAAAATTtgataaacacataaacatgaAACCTCTCAGTATCACCTGACACTTGAAATATTATAGAAAAATTTAGAGTGAAGGTTCAAAAAACCCTCTGAATttggcacgaagtatcaaataagCCCAACCTCACAAAACCGGATCAAACCACCCCACAACTTGTCAAAACCGGATCGGTTTCACccttttgaccaaaaaagagagtggaataagctacttttaaaaattaaccctaattaatcttaattaaaacactaattgatttatttaatttaaaatttaagtaatatataaTTGGAGGTTTTTTCTACCTTTTTTCTAATCACTCTCActaaaattaaccctaattactAAACTGAAAATACTAAACCGGCCGCCGACCACCTCCGGAATCAATTCCGGCCACCCCTCCCCGACCCACCTCCGGAATAATcaaatgaagaacagatccacctgggatctgttcttcattttgttcttcaaatgaagaacagatcccaggtgtgggatctgttcttcatttgaagaacagatcccacgcTGGGATCTGTCCTTCACGAAGAAGGACAGATCCCaggtgggatctgttcttcaaaaacgaagaacagatcccagcgtgggatctgttcttcgttttgaagaacagatcccacgcTGGGATCTGTCCTTCaacgaagaacagatcccagacGGGATCTGTTCTCCGtttttgaagaacagatcccgtctgggatctgttcttcaactGAAAACAGATCCCAGACGGGATCTGGAGCGGAGACGCCGGGGGAGTAGCGGCAGAGACGCCCGGGGAGTAGCGGCGACGGTGGAGAGCGGCGGCGGCGGGTATGTTCGGCGGTGGTGGGTATGTTCGGCGGCGGTGGATATGTGGCCGGAGAAGAAGATGATAGTTGGAAAAAAGCATAAAAAGATccctttgattttattttgaaatcaatttgatttttaaagtattaaaatgtaataagttataaaaatatattaaatgttaattttgtgaatgatttaaatattaaggactattttaatcttttaaccCTCTAAAACCACTTAAAGCAAtgtaaaaccggagagtgtgatcactctctagggtgagagtggggaagggGGTATTTGATACGTTTTTGCATAGTTCTGGGGTGGTTTGATCCACTTTTGCGAGGTTGGGcttatttgatacttcgtgccaagttcaggggggttTTTGAACCTTCACTCGAAAAATTTATGTACGGACGAGTttaatatttacgtatttatcaaattcagggatcaaatcggattatttaacaaattcagaggttcgatagatGAGATATTAAATTTAGAGATTGGATAGGTATAAAGATAAAAGTTAagaggtcaaactatgtattcagacAACCAATaaatatacatacatatttttattaaaattataaatatcataatttaaaaataaaatttttatcaCTGCTTTTAAAActgtatttaataaaataatatatttaaatatcatctcatgaaataaatatttatatatttattatcttttataatataaaaatattatattaataaaatgaaaatataagaACGTATAAACGCTAAGTTAAAGTAAAAGAACCTCTTAAAAAACGGAGCTGGAGTTTCTAACTAGGATGAATGCGCTAACTATGGATATGATGCCGGAAATAGACCGATTTTATATCACCCTTCAATTCGAATTAGTCCCTACCTATCTTTGATTTATAATATTTCTTTTGAATAAAGGATTCGAAAGATTGTCAAGGAGGAGCTCCGTTTCAAGGGATggtgataggagtattttactcctatctttagtgtCGTTTCTgcatgctttattaacgttttatcacggttttatggtatttcgtatgccttattacgtgttttaatatttcaggtacttaggagcattgcggaagcattttggtgcaaaagttggaaaagacgacaaaagcgatgcggaagctcatttgcaaatctgaaaagctgacccctgggcactaattgaccaattcggactagctagaagcctcaaatgaactcgtgatcttcatgaaagttaaagtagacgtcctaaactttccaacggttcaagaatcgacttaatcggacatttctacaccgagttacgaaggtttgaagatcgagatccggagcagaaaatggcagctcgaatcgggctcctcatttagcccaaggagctctattcgagcttgggcttgctggaatggggaaatcttagttcaagatgcaacaaggctttattaattgggttaatacataatttgacccctaaactataccattttattctctgcgacctctaaactaatttcgttttcttttggacctcttaactcttttttttgttctatttaacccctcacaCGGAATGTGCAaaccacgcgcgatgacgtggataaaattgctgacatggcttttctgacatggggttaaatagaataaaaaaaatagttaaaaggttcaatggaacactaaaatagtttagaggttatagggaataaaagggtaaggtttatgggtcaaaaaatatattaagcctaaatatatttttttaatttaaaataaaaagtaatatactttacatattatttgaaaaactCATCTAAGGCTTTAAaagtcatgaaatttagcgtgttttccaattttaacacaaattttaaaaattcagaattgatttgaaagtttgaaattgcaaaaaattaaaagttggcgtattaaaattggaaattcgtgaaacacactaaaaattataatattttaaaaaatttagtctttttttaatattatcacagtatagtaaatttatatattttataatatcgttaaaaacagacaaacttcattcatcattattgaaatgtaaacaaatatttacatgtacaagaagttatattatgtaattatttgactaaatttcaatattattttatttttctagaagattaaatggataaaaattaaataattatattttggagaaggttaaatgggtaaaaattaaaagtttgaaggtgtaataggaaaataaaataaattcaggggtcaaatagaacaaaatagtgtagttcgtgtgttcaatagaacaatttatgctttttaattatccttcacgcgcttcaaagcgtttgaaaacacgcgcttttgccacgttggaggaaaaaggtcagatcggcaaaaaaatTGCAGTTGACggattaaatagaacaaaaaataaagttaacaggtccaatagaatatcaaattagtttaagagtctcagagaataaaagtgtatagtttaggggtcaaatgatgtattaagcctttattaatttgctattttgggccaAACACATGTGTAaataaatgtttgtctttttccttcttttgtaagtactatataaggggccttatctctattttaggtatGGAAGATTTCCCTAGACTTTATTCTGTTAgtgtacttttgaatcttctcctaattttagaaatccctaaattttagtcttcttcttcaatagaatttccagatttttatatttccaccattgttgagaTCTTTGAAACTTCATTGAAtgaacaagttttattttctattacaactcttatttgtgggtttttcatcTTATTGTAAGTACTCTTTACCCATGCCTtccatttatcattttgttaatttagctCTTGGTATGTGTAACTaatcccccatgtttgggggttgagatgATTTCCTTCTTGTTATGTTAAATGGTATGTTTGATTGGTTAAATGCTTGTTCTAATTCTAGTTCCTAATGCTTGTGTTAGCCTAGCTATCTAATGCATGATTTAGTGTTTGCTTGACTCATTGAGAAATGGTTAGGTGAATAGACTTTGGAATTAGAAGCCTAGATTGTAataccacgagagtggattaggatttaggtgaccttgagtttgttgattagCTCTATCAGGTCATTCAAGAGAAGAGATAAAATGCCTTTCGGCGTTgggtaattggttttgtttagtatcacgagagtgagttaggcattaattgattacttgatgattgattttgtcgttcttagaggctcgagagagcgggaacggtgcgctaggcacaactcggcccttgctagataccaattcatccattaccatgtatgcatgacctaggaatgatttcaacccctagacatcttttacttattgattaaaCTCGTTCTTATTATAGTTGCttgaattgttagtttaattgtttagtgCCTATTTAGTGTTAATCTTACTTGAACTTCAACCATTCGTgttttgctaaacgaattgaatcgcaactaaagttcattctcatcaatcgctctagattcactcctcgtgggatcgattccgacttccggattattacaagttgtgCTTTTTGCTCAACAGATGGCTTCTAGCTTCAACCTTGATATTGACCTTCTCACTGAAGCGTCATCCCAGGGGATCTGAAAAAAccatattttcttatttatataaCCTTCATTTTGTCGAAAATTTCCGCGCCGTCGTCTTCCCGAGAACCTGAATGGGATTCGTTTAAAGAATAGAAAGACCTCGTGATGGGTTTGGCCAAAATTCTTTTATTTAGCTTGGACAAGTCTCTTATGCATGTGAAAATTGGAATCATAGACACACACAATCCAAATCAAACCGACAAATTTAGTTTGATTCagtttgataatattaaaaaaattgaaccttttggttcaattttaatataaatcaaacctAAATATAAAACTGAACTGAAAAATTAACCGATATAGTTAACCTCAATTgtcaatataaatttcaaatctGCTAAAAATTCCTAAAGAAACATAAAAAGGGTGTTCGATGAGAAATTTTAGaatgaaatttaataaaattctgtCTATCTAATTTTGATATTTCTCCCAACAATCTTTTTCCctattgaaaatattattttataacctGAAATGAAATCGGCATGAAAATTCTATTCTTTTGccctaaaattatgaaatattcAGCATAAAAATtccttaaatatttttttcatttcttgcaAATTAAGTAATACTagtaatcaataaaaaaattcctcaaaaaaaaaaaagtaatcaataaaaaaatatataatccaCATCTTACGGTTGAAGTGCAGATGCATGCCTTGCGGGACCCACAAACTCCACGTAAGCTAACATCCACGTGTCCTCTACGAAACttgatcatcatcatcatcatcatcatccaaAGCTCCTTTCtgtaaacaaaaacaattacgAAACCCTAATTCCGATTCAATCCAAAATGGACCCATCAAATCAAACCGACGAACCAGACCAAAACGACGCCGATTGTTTCCACGACGCACTCGATGACTTCCAGTTTCACGATTGCTCTATTACAGACCCGTCAATCGAATCCACGTCAGTTTCCACAATGTCCGAATCAAAACCTGAAGAAAATTCCACTCCAGCCACCGCCACTACTCTCCGCAACCGCCGCGGAGTCTCCAAAGAAACAAATTCGGAATCATCGGATATTACCCAAATGAATAACTCCAAACCGAGATACGCTAATAttattaaagagaaaaaaaggtaCAGACTCTACCGTGATTTAAAAGAAAACGAGAAAAATTTAGACACCGGCGAGTCAACTCGGTCGAGTTGCGACCGAGTTGGTTCAGATAACCGGGCTGACTCAGTTACAGATGAAAATAAGATGAGTGTTGGCGAAACATCGCCGGATAATGGAAACTTGCTTGAATTTGTAGCTGGTTTAGTGGTTAAGGCAATTGGTTTTCAgttcaatttatttatcaacTTCATCACATTTCCAATATGGGgtgtttataatttatatatgtttgttgttGATCCATTTGGAGTTATGAGGAGTTGTAAATCTTTTTTAATGCAGAAGTTTGTATCTTTATGGAGTTTGACAAGTGGGGTTTTAGTAAGTCCAGTGATTACTGATTGGTTAAAGGAACAAAAATCAATGTGGAATGTGATGTTGAGATTTGGTTGGGGAATGTTTTGGTCTGGTTATGTTTGTGTGATTTTGTGCGGTTTGTTGGTTTCTTCGATCATGGTTAGCGGGGTTTTGATGAGATATGTTGTGGAGAATCCTGTGGAGATTAAGGAAGAATTGTACTTTGATTATACACAGAATTGTCCTGTTGCTTTTGTGCCGATTATGTCGTGTGTTGATTGCGGTTTAAATTGTGAAGATAGGAGTTTGGCGGGGCGGAGGGTTATACCGCCGAATCATAAGTTGCAAGCTAATGTTCTGTTAACATTGCCAGAATCTGGATACAATAGAAATCTTGGAATTTTTCAGGTACTACTTTGATTTTTCACATTGGCTGCAGTGTTGTAGATTCTGTTGTTGTCTGTTTGCAATTTCTAGGTTGATGTGTCTGGTTTGCTTGCCTTTATTCAAACAGTTTCTTTTCTGGGTTATTTGCATTAAAATGCCcgacatttatttattttagcgctttaagctcCGCCCGCATATGAAATTAGCTAAATAATGGCCTAACATCTCATTTTTCGGCAAATTCTGGCCCAATGCCATAATCCGGCATCCCTTCGTTCATTACAAAGCGGCATAGTTTGGTGGCGGGAATATGCTTTTGGGCTAAAATTACcaagaaaaatgaaatattaggCCGTTATTTAACAACTTTCATAAGTGAAGTTTAAGGCGGTAAAATAGATAAAAGTGGTGCTTTTAAATGCAAATACCCCTTTCTATTTCTGTGGTGATTGGCGTGTAGGTAAATACAAAATTTGTTGAGGGTGTTCTGTGACGTATTCTCTATTCTTGCAGCTCAAGTTAACTGTTTCGATCTGTTTCTTTTGTATTTATAAAAGACTTGGCGCTTAGCAGTATTTGTCTATTTTCCCTGATTTTCTGTTCTAGTACGAAGCGTTGGCTTGATGATCTAAATTTGTGGATGACAATGGTATGCTATTACACTTCCAACGCAACATTCTTACCTGGCttactttcttttttatttaagatCCGGGTGGACTTCGTATCTGCTGATGGTAAAATTCTTGCCAGCAAAAGACAGCCGTGCATGTTAAGATTCAAAAGTGAACCGATTCGCGCCTTATTGACCTTCTTTAAGGTTGCTCCTCTGGTCGCTGGCTATATTTCAGAATCCCAAACACTAAAAGTGAAGATCAGAGGTTTTACCGAAAGAGTTGTGCCTACTTCCTGCCTAAAAGTCATAATCGAACAACGAGCTGAAAAACGCCCTGGAGCCGGTATCCCGGAATTGTATGATGCATCGCTGGTTCTTGAGTCCGAGCTACCCGTGTATAAAAGGCTTATATGGTATTGGAAGAAGACCATGTTCGTATGGATGAgtatgattttatttgtaatgcAGTTGCTGTTTACCTTGATCTGTTGTAGACCTATAATTATTCCGAGAACAAGGCCGAGAAATGTTTCTGCTGTCGTTAATTCGCTTGAAACAATGTCGCAAAACTAAGTCGATCTCGAGATTCTTCTTCACCTGATGATTATGATGGAAGTAAAGACAGAACCTCTGACTGGATTAGTTCCATTCTTTTTAACACATTACTCACTCATGTTAGGTATTGTCATTTGATCCCTTCTTTTTATTATCTTTACCACTTTGTAGATAGTATAAACCAACAGTATAAATGAGTATGTAATTATTTATAAGAGGGGAGATATTTATTGGTTTCAATAGTAAACTACTAATTGAGGAGAAATGACAGAAATTCTGGAAAGTTTTAATGGATGGAGAATATCTTTTGTAGCACATAGAACTCATGATCTAGCACGTCGATAATTTCTATCAGGTGATTTAAAATCCTGAAAACAGAATTTTATCAGGTATTGTTTCTGTTTGCTTGATTTTGGCTGTCAGGTGACAGGAATTCCTTGAATGAGCTGAACTTGAGAGCAACAGTTTTATTCTTTCATCTCGTAAATATTGTAGAACCGAAACTACATCAAAGATACGGTCCATGATAATTTTTGGAATTAAGGGTCGTTCCTGAATTTATCTGTCTTAGCCATTTTAGTCAATTAGAAAGAATACGTCTAATTTTAGttcaattaatttcaaattggGTCATCGTGGTCAGCGAACGCGTTCATTTTGCataatttaagggttaattcaCGTAAAATTAGAGAGTATTatctttaattgattaaaaagttAAGCGTAAGTTAATTGATATTGATATACAAGTTCATGACTATTTGCTATATGTGGAAGACATGTTGGCACAAAATTTGTTCGATTTATAAAATggctacaaaaaaaaaaataatatactcaaaaatggctaaacggGCCGATTTTCAAAGCATTTGATATAATTGACGACACCCGCAAAGATTTAGCATTTTagggtgattaagcctttataattaataataaatattatttttaatggagAATTTTCATTAACtttcaatttatataaactatatttaaatattctagattttattttttatctgtataaaattatcattaatgaaattttttttttcaatttatataaactatttaaaaattaatttattttacgttgttattaataaattattttcacaaattctaaatttacaaaaaaaatattacttaaattttatttttaatacttttataagttttttttataattataaaagctataaataataaattattcccaaaaaatttaaattataagaatattttaatttaatactaTTGTTTATTGAATAAATGATCACTTTACCCCTCTCAACTTGGcataaagtatcaaaaacgccaaaattaacaaattgggatcacttttaccctgaacttggcaaaataGGTATAAAACCCCCCTCCTCACTCTCAcataagagagtgagatacactctctaATTTTAATAGTGGTTTCGGTTTTTTAAGGTggttttttagaaaaaaaaggtttaaaatagtcctaatttttttaaacattttaaattaatacctaataattaaaagaaacaatttaattcctttaattaaaaaatttatataacatattaatccccaaaatttatatatataacaaattaacttCCAAATTGAATgtttaacataaaaattaaaatttttaaactttttataaaaaaattattttttttaaatctaaacaaACAAATGGGTGTGTTCATCAaaagatgaacagacccatacatatgggtctgttcatctttTGACGAACAAATTTGTTCATcatgctcctcgcctgaggagcaaaTCGCTCCTCAAGCGAAGAGCGGAGTTGTTGCTCCTCCTCTGGGAAGAGGAGCAACAACTCCATTCTTCGGCGAAGAGTTCTCGCCGGagttgtaaaaaaatatttgaaatgttttataaaaaagtcaaaaaatctCCTTGGTTAATTACGgtttaattgtaattaattaatatataaatatgattaattggagtaaataatgattaattagaaactcatttttcatttaaggtgccacgtcagcataagggTATTTTTGTACCGATTTTGACAAGTTAAGGGTAAAAGTGATCTGGTTTTTCGATATTaacatttttgatactttgtgacAAGTTGGGgtgtaaaatgatcctttattcaaTGTTTAttataaggcttaattacttaaaaacaccccaccttttaatttttttcgtttataccccgatttagaaaaaatttcaattgaaccctattttggatttttcgttttcatctctaccctgaAGCATTAAATTAgtcttttttcatttaaaaaaaagttaaaatagtccttcatttttaacctatattctaattaaacataaatgttattaattttacaaaaagaCCATCTCTTTTAAACAAAATcaaccaattataaaaaaaataaaaaattccgaCAAAGCCATCGTCCGCCGCCGTCCTCCTCCGGGGAAGGAGGAGTCGCGTATCTGTTCCTCTAAAATGGAGGAACACCGATCTGTTCCTCCAAAATGGAGGAACACCGATCTGTTCCTCCATCCATGGAGGAACAgtgttcctccttccatggaggaacatgAATAAGGAGCTGTTGCTCCTCCTTTTTCGGAAGGGGACGGCGGCTCCGGCGAACTCGGGCGGAGGtgtccaaaaattaaaaaaaaaattgtttaaatttagtgacggatcgGAGAAGTATGGTGATAGATCGAAAagttttttaatagtttaaatttttaataaatttttaaaaacaattaattatgtggacttatttaaacttttttaaagttgaaggacttatttgtatttttccaaataagaaaaaatatggtaaaatccttctatttaattgttattaacgtttttatccttaaattattaaaattatcaattgtcCCCTTAGttggggtagagttgaaaacgaaaaacccaaaatagggtacaattgaaaatttttctaggtcgggatataaacgaaaaaaaattacaacgtggggtgtttttaagtaattaggcgtGATTATAATGGGACAAAAGGGAGTAATatgcaaaataaatgaaagagacttgagatggctGTTTGAGTGTTTGGAATCGCCGCATGTTGAATGTCATATTCCCACAACTAAACAGTAACACAACTCATAGCGGACTCCACGAGACCAAACACTCTCCTCTATATAAACCTCAGTCAGCCTGAGCCAGCCACCAACTCCCAAACAAAAAAAAGTGCgacaaaa
This window of the Mercurialis annua linkage group LG5, ddMerAnnu1.2, whole genome shotgun sequence genome carries:
- the LOC126683198 gene encoding seipin-2 produces the protein MDPSNQTDEPDQNDADCFHDALDDFQFHDCSITDPSIESTSVSTMSESKPEENSTPATATTLRNRRGVSKETNSESSDITQMNNSKPRYANIIKEKKRYRLYRDLKENEKNLDTGESTRSSCDRVGSDNRADSVTDENKMSVGETSPDNGNLLEFVAGLVVKAIGFQFNLFINFITFPIWGVYNLYMFVVDPFGVMRSCKSFLMQKFVSLWSLTSGVLVSPVITDWLKEQKSMWNVMLRFGWGMFWSGYVCVILCGLLVSSIMVSGVLMRYVVENPVEIKEELYFDYTQNCPVAFVPIMSCVDCGLNCEDRSLAGRRVIPPNHKLQANVLLTLPESGYNRNLGIFQIRVDFVSADGKILASKRQPCMLRFKSEPIRALLTFFKVAPLVAGYISESQTLKVKIRGFTERVVPTSCLKVIIEQRAEKRPGAGIPELYDASLVLESELPVYKRLIWYWKKTMFVWMSMILFVMQLLFTLICCRPIIIPRTRPRNVSAVVNSLETMSQN